From Dryobates pubescens isolate bDryPub1 chromosome 22, bDryPub1.pri, whole genome shotgun sequence, the proteins below share one genomic window:
- the LOC104303184 gene encoding cytosolic 5'-nucleotidase 1A, producing MAEPEGTVINTEVKQKDPSEALVIAVTTRAIFSLEEEHKLYLEKGKEEYTRHQEANQDKPLPPGTAFAFIQAAQYVNKKILESNPAEKELFDILVLSNNSPASGVRIINSAKHYGLEISKFCFVSDEDSTQYLKSHGVKLFLSADRTDVCNALQRGVSAALVFQQEVQAPSTPLRVVFDGDAVLFSGETDRVFREQGLEGALRYERAMEAVPMGEGPLKAFAMHLGKMCKKFSQETCPIRTYLVTARSGRDMGTRAIKTLRAWGLAIDEAFFMDGAPKGPILSQIQPHIFFDDGLHNIQGAQDVGVPAAWVPSR from the exons ATGGCAGAGCCTGAAGGCACTGTGATAAACACTGAGGTGAAACAG aAAGACCCCAGTGAAGCCCTGGTCATTGCAGTGACCACCAGAGCcatcttcagcttggaggaggagcacaagctctacctggagaagggcaaggaggagtACACAAGGCATCAGGAGGCCAACCAGGACAAGCCCTTGCCACCAGGCACAGCCTTTGCCTTCATCCAG gcagcacagtATGTGAACAAGAAGATCCTGGAGAGCaacccagcagagaaggagctgtTTGACATCCTGGTGCTCTCCAACAACAGCCCCGCCAGCGGGGTGCGCATCATCAACAGCGCCAAGCACTACG GCCTGGAGATCTCCAAGTTCTGCTTTGTCAGTGACGAGGACTCCACGCAGTACCTGAAGTCCCACGGGGTCAAGCTCTTCCTCTCGGCTGACAGGACAGATGTCTGCAATGCCCTCCAGAGAG GGGTGTCAGCAGCACTGGTGTTCCAGCAGGAGgtgcaggcccccagcaccccgcTGCGTGTGGTGTTTGACGGGGATGCTGTGCTCTTCTCCGGCGAGACCGACCGGGTCTTccgggagcaggggctggagggggctctGCGCTACGAGCGGGCGATGGAGGCTGTGCCCATGGGAGAG GGTCCCCTGAAGGCCTTTGCCATGCACCTTGGGAAGATGTGCAAGAAGTTCAGCCAGGAGACCTGCCCCATCCGCACCTACCTGGTGACCGCCCGCAGCGGCCGGGACATGGGCACCAGAGCCATCAAGACCCTGCGGGCGTGGGGCCTGGCCATTGATGAGGCTTTCTTCATGGATGGGGCTCCCAAGGGTCCCATACTCTCCCAGATCCAGCCCCACATCTTCTTTGATGATGGGCTTCATAACATCCAGGGGGCTCAAGATGTGGGTGTACCTGCTGCCTGGGTCCCCTCCCGCTGA
- the SYT8 gene encoding synaptotagmin-8 yields the protein MVVAARKGGVTGSPLLSSPLPITSTAQPGLLGGWLSRIPLPRWALIAVAVAVAILFLLFLICIIKCCCCKKKPKKKERVGLLPVSSSTTANLVQPGLEDLEQGTEQTWRGKLQYSLEYNFRAHELKVGVKQAADLKAMDSGGTSDPYVIVYLTSDTTKRYETKVYRKTLNPIFNESFTFQVPQAEVPESTLVMQLYDFNRFAKHDIIGEVRLPLAKVNLQHVTEQWSDLAAASKVEEEQLGEICFSLRYVPSTGMLTVLILEAKKLKRMDSHGLSDPFVKVHLILNRKKWKKRKTSVKKNTLSPYFNEVFVFEVPFSQIQSVDVVISVWDHDKVTRDEPIGKLALGCRATGNQLRHWSDMLANPRRPLAQWHSLQPPDVVDRALGLKPHLRLPLTSR from the exons ATGGTGGTGGCAGCCAGGAAAGGGGGGGTGACGGGCTcccccctcctcagcagccccctgcccatcACCAGCACGGCTCAgccagggctcctggggggctggcTCAGCCGGATCCCAC TGCCCAGATGGGCTCTCattgctgtggctgtggcagtggccattctcttcctcctcttcctcatctgcaTCATCAAGTGCTGCTGTTGCAAGAAGAAGCCCAAGAAGAAGGAGAGAGTTGGCTTGCTCCCTGTCAGCAGCTCCACCACGGCCAACCTC gtccagcctgggctggaggacctggagcagggcacggAGCAGACGTGGCGAGGAAAGCTGCAGTACTCCCTGGAGTACAACTTCCGTGCACACGAG CTGAAAGTTGGTGTGAAGCAGGCAGCTGACCTGAAAGCCATGGACAGTGGAGGCACATCTGACCCATATGTGATTGTCTACCTGACGTCTGACACGACAAAGAGATACGAGACCAAGGTTTACCGCAAGACCCTCAACCCCATCTTCAACGAGAGCTTCACCTTCCAG GTACCCCAGGCAGAGGTTCCTGAATCCACGCTGGTGATGCAGCTCTACGACTTCAATCGCTTTGCCAAGCACGACATCATCGGGGAGGTCCGGCTGCCCCTGGCCAAAGTCAACCTGCAGCACGTCACCGAGCAGTGGAGTGACctagcagcagccagcaaggtggAG gaggagcagctgggtgagATCTGCTTCTCGCTGCGCTACGTGCCCAGCACGGGCATGCTGACTGTGCTCATCCTGGAAGCCAAGAAGCTGAAGAGGATGGACTCCCATGGGCTTTCAG acCCTTTTGTCAAGGTGCATCTCATCCTGAACAGGAAGAaatggaagaagaggaagacaaGTGTGAAGAAGAACACCCTGAGCCCTTACTTCAACGAGGTCTTTGTTTTTGAGGTGCCTTTCAGTCAGATCCAG AGCGTGGACGTGGTCATCTCCGTCTGGGATCACGACAAGGTGACGAGGGACGAGCCCATCGGCAAGCTGGCGCTGGGCTGCCGAGCCACGGGCAACCAGCTGCGGCACTGGTCGGACATGCTGGCCAACCCCCGCCGGCCCCTCGCCCagtggcacagcctgcagccccccgaCGTGGTGGACAGAGCCCTGGGCTTGAAGCCCCACCTGCGGCTGCCCCTGACCTCCAGATAG